Proteins found in one Mangifera indica cultivar Alphonso chromosome 15, CATAS_Mindica_2.1, whole genome shotgun sequence genomic segment:
- the LOC123198204 gene encoding zinc finger CCCH domain-containing protein 14-like, which yields MDQEGENGFPLCDFKTCSMTSPTATSNSSPPSDFDVDFSSIFHSIFQPRSSTDDCHHHIATDHRLNQARLILEYQQLCDHYDLCFSRLQSLNRELETLHKENADLRLANARLLKLITNSFHRLTENISSGFTPKNVMEKRNVLERDSLPKSISVRSSGYLKTNQNSGPSRPEAQTVNVNKREEEAKAKAVELEVYNQGMWKTELCNKWQETGTCPYGDYCQFAHGVKELRPVIRHPKYKTEVCRMVLSGATCPYGHRCHFRHSLTEQERSLMLPR from the exons ATGGATCAAGAGGGAGAGAATGGATTTCCGTTGTGCGATTTCAAAACCTGCTCCATGACTTCTCCCACTGCAACGTCGAATTCATCTCCCCCGTccgattttgatgttgatttcAGTTCAATTTTCCACTCGATTTTTCAGCCAAGATCATCTACAGACGACTGCCACCACCATATCGCCACCGACCACCGCCTCAACCAAGCTCGACTGATCTTGGAATATCAGCAGCTCTGCGACCACTACGATCTCTGCTTCTCTCGCCTACAGTCGCTCAATAGAGAACTGGAAACTCTCCACAAGGAAAACGCAGATCTCCGACTTGCTAATGCCAGACTCCTCAAGCTTATCACTAACAGCTTCCACCGTCTCACAGAAAATATCTCGTCCGGTTTCACTCCAAAGAACGTAATGGAGAAACGTAATGTTTTGGAGAGAGATTCTCTGCCTAAAAGTATCTCCGTCCGGTCCAGTGGCTACCTCAAAACTAATCAAAATAGCGGTCCGAGTCGACCGGAAGCA CAAACAGTGAATGTTAATAAGAGAGAGGAAGAAGCAAAAGCGAAGGCAGTGGAACTGGAGGTGTATAATCAAGGGATGTGGAAGACGGAGCTTTGTAACAAGTGGCAGGAGACCGGCACGTGTCCCTACGGTGACTACTGCCAATTCGCCCACGGCGTGAAGGAGCTCCGTCCCGTAATCAGACACCCAAAGTATAAAACCGAAGTCTGCCGGATGGTTTTATCGGGAGCCACGTGTCCTTATGGCCACCGTTGCCACTTCCGTCACTCCCTCACCGAGCAGGAAAGGTCGCTGATGCTCCCACGCTAA
- the LOC123197487 gene encoding uncharacterized protein LOC123197487 encodes MELTAKPFYGSLQRYWRRRRYQRLNGEATIRKNVRLARFHGGSSSRRFWRIKLVPKLRLKVVRSVASKPFKLWRILKNGYVGMMINFSGKVGFLNNEDRFARKGITNTKPGKNGVVYSYDEVENRVIYELYQVLMATGKLSTVLNQLQ; translated from the coding sequence ATGGAGTTGACAGCAAAACCATTCTACGGCTCTTTGCAGAGATACTGGAGAAGGAGAAGATATCAAAGACTCAACGGCGAAGCCACAATCAGAAAGAATGTTAGACTGGCAAGGTTCCATGGCGGCTCGTCTTCACGCAGGTTTTGGAGGATCAAACTAGTGCCAAAGCTCAGGTTAAAAGTCGTTCGTTCAGTTGCTTCAAAACCCTTCAAGCTTTGGAGAATTTTGAAGAATGGTTATGTGGGCATGATGATAAATTTTTCTGGGAAAGTGGGGTTCTTGAATAACGAAGATCGTTTTGCAAGAAAAGGGATTACTAATACTAAACCTGGGAAAAATGGTGTTGTTTATTCCTATGACGAAGTTGAGAATCGGGTTATCTATGAGCTTTACCAGGTCTTAATGGCCACAGGAAAATTATCTACAGTTTTAAATCAGTTACAGTGA
- the LOC123197612 gene encoding MADS-box transcription factor 56-like, with translation MAKEPKKLEPIKLEKARLATFKKRKNSLLKKAWELKTLCDVEACMIIYGPKNRDQPAKPETWASEEGKLTSIINRYKGNHKADHAQRNAVSLLNSNENTEMKVDDGAERAPKNSRRLEFATWDQRFDRFSEDQMKKVFCRLNNKLEETVKKIDTIKSELETLGDSQISHSHAHQNVGSHRKGKKSIDIQRPINFQANNQVYQIPSITLMGTPMSTRPDANNLNQSGRASSSTNLHSPQQSIGASSSTIPFTPLQPPVQWNLASAQHPLQGPVEELKLFD, from the coding sequence ATGGCTAAAGAACCCAAGAAACTTGAACCAATAAAGCTTGAAAAAGCTCGTTTGGCAACCTTCAAGAAGAGAAAGAATAGTTTGTTGAAGAAGGCTTGGGAGTTGAAAACACTCTGTGATGTGGAAGCATGTATGATCATCTATGGCCCGAAAAATAGAGATCAGCCAGCGAAGCCTGAGACCTGGGCCTCTGAGGAAGGTAAGCTAACTAGTATTATCAACAGGTACAAGGGTAATCACAAAGCTGATCATGCTCAAAGAAATGCGGTTTCTTTGcttaattcaaatgaaaacaCAGAGATGAAAGTTGATGATGGGGCTGAGCGCGCTCCCAAGAATAGTCGGAGACTAGAGTTTGCTACATGGGATCAGCGTTTTGACAGATTTTCAGAGGATCAAATGAAGAAAGTTTTTTGTAGATTAAACAATAAGCTAGAAGAGACAGTGAAAAAGATTGACACAATAAAGTCCGAATTAGAAACATTAGGGGACTCTCAGATTAGCCACAGCCATGCTCATCAGAATGTAGGTAGCCATCGCAAGGGGAAGAAATCAATTGATATTCAGCGGCCCATCAATTTCCAGGCTAACAATCAGGTTTATCAAATACCCTCTATAACTTTAATGGGGACTCCAATGTCGACGAGGCCTGATGCAAATAATCTGAATCAATCTGGGCGTGCATCAAGTAGCACAAATCTACACAGTCCACAGCAGTCTATTGGTGCATCCAGTAGCACCATTCCATTCACTCCACTGCAACCCCCAGTTCAGTGGAATCTCGCATCGGCACAGCATCCACTGCAGGGACCAGTTGAAGAATTGAAGCTTTTTGACTAA
- the LOC123197613 gene encoding protein TAPETUM DETERMINANT 1-like: MRSLFPVATIIILGLLLLSFPDGSRAKGKCSTKDLAITQSFTGRRPNGIPIYSVEIANLCAAGCPISNIHLHCGAFSSSTLINPNQFKRIAIDDCLINNAKPLAQGKVISFTYTTNFMHPLAVKSAKITC; the protein is encoded by the exons ATGAGAAGTCTGTTTCCAGTTGCCACCATAATAATACTTGGCCTGTTGCTGCTTTCTTTTCCAGACG GAAGTAGAGCAAAAGGAAAGTGTTCAACGAAGGATTTAGCAATCACACAGAGTTTCACAGGGCGTAGGCCAAATGGGATACCAATTTATTCAGTGGAAATAGCCAACCTGTGTGCTGCAGGGTGCCCTATTTCGAATATTCATCTGCACTGTGGAGCCTTCAGCTCTTCAACACTCATTAACCCCAACCAATTCAAGCGCATAGCCATTGATGACTGTCTCATCAACAATGCAAAACCACTGGCGCAAGGCAAAGTCATATCCTTTACTTACACCACCAACTTCATGCATCCCCTTGCTGTTAAATCAGCTAAAATTACATGTTGA
- the LOC123197598 gene encoding lipid phosphate phosphatase 2-like isoform X2: protein MEAQNVSHTVKSHGVRVARTHMHDWLILLLLVVIIAILALMQPFYRFVGKDMMTDLRYPLKSNTVPFWTVPLYAGFLPLVIFLFVYCYRNDVYDLHHAILGLLYSLLVTQVITESIKLAVGRPRPDFFWRCFPDGKDEYDKWGNVICHGDKHVVNEGHKSFPSGHTSISFAGMVFLSLYLSGKIRVFDRKGHIAKICVVILPLLVAALVGISRVDDYWHHWQDVFAGGLLGLTVATICYLQFFPAPYHAEGWGPYAYFHVLSELNARTQEASAANSHSVPTLPAPTMGSQALNEQDERTSTRITGLPSAFNSGSSDIETGRR from the exons ATGGAGGCCCAGAATGTTTCTCATACTGTCAAGTCTCATGGAGTTAGAGTTGCAAGGACACACATGCATGATTGGCTGATACTTTTGCTTCTTGTGGTTATAATTGCCATACTCGCACTCATGCAACCATTTTACCGGTTTGTTGGCAAGGATATGATGACTGATCTTAGATACCCCTTGAAAAGTAATACAGTACCCTTTTGGACTGTTCCA TTGTATGCAGGTTTCTTGCCTTTGGTGATATTCCTCTTTGTCTATTGTTATAGGAATGATGTATATGATCTTCATCATGCGATTCTAG GCCTCTTGTACTCTCTTTTAGTGACACAGGTTATTACAGAGTCAATTAAACTTGCAGTTGGTCGGCCCAGACCAGATTTTTTCTGGCGTTGTTTTCCTGATGGAAAGGAT GAATATGATAAATGGGGAAATGTCATATGTCATGGTGATAAACATGTGGTAAATGAAGGGCATAAGAGCTTTCCTAGTGGGCACACTTCAA TCTCTTTTGCCGGAATGGTGTTCCTATCACTGTATTTATCTGGAAAAATAAGAGTGTTTGACCGCAAAGGCCATATTGCAAAAATTTGTGTTGTCATTCTCCCTCTACTTGTTGCTGCTTTAGTTGGCATTTCTCGAGTTGATGACTACTGGCACCACTGGCAGGATGTCTTTGCAGGAGGTCTACTAG GGCTCACTGTGGCTACAATTTGCTATTTGCAGTTCTTCCCGGCACCTTACCATGCTGAAG GTTGGGGACCTTATGCATACTTTCACGTGTTGTCGGAGCTAAATGCAAGAACACAAGAAGCCAGTGCCGCAAATTCACACTCTGTACCTACCCTCCCTGCACCTACCATGGGTTCTCAGGCTTTGAATGAACAAGATGAAAGAACCAGTACCAGAATTACTGGGTTACCCTCAGCATTTAATTCTGGTTCATCAGATATAGAAACTGGTAGGAGATaa
- the LOC123197598 gene encoding lipid phosphate phosphatase 2-like isoform X1, whose protein sequence is MPWWDFSSLSSVRNLRVMFKDNSSWRLHISANRNHSFTDIGFPLIDHRNSECRTMEAQNVSHTVKSHGVRVARTHMHDWLILLLLVVIIAILALMQPFYRFVGKDMMTDLRYPLKSNTVPFWTVPLYAGFLPLVIFLFVYCYRNDVYDLHHAILGLLYSLLVTQVITESIKLAVGRPRPDFFWRCFPDGKDEYDKWGNVICHGDKHVVNEGHKSFPSGHTSISFAGMVFLSLYLSGKIRVFDRKGHIAKICVVILPLLVAALVGISRVDDYWHHWQDVFAGGLLGLTVATICYLQFFPAPYHAEGWGPYAYFHVLSELNARTQEASAANSHSVPTLPAPTMGSQALNEQDERTSTRITGLPSAFNSGSSDIETGRR, encoded by the exons ATGCCTTGGTGGGatttttcttcactttcttctgtTCGAAATTTGAGAGTAATGTTTAAG GATAACTCAAGTTGGAGGCTGCATATATCTGCAAATAGAAATCATTCGTTTACGGACATTGGTTTTCCTCTCATAGATCATCGGAACTCAGAG TGCAGAACGATGGAGGCCCAGAATGTTTCTCATACTGTCAAGTCTCATGGAGTTAGAGTTGCAAGGACACACATGCATGATTGGCTGATACTTTTGCTTCTTGTGGTTATAATTGCCATACTCGCACTCATGCAACCATTTTACCGGTTTGTTGGCAAGGATATGATGACTGATCTTAGATACCCCTTGAAAAGTAATACAGTACCCTTTTGGACTGTTCCA TTGTATGCAGGTTTCTTGCCTTTGGTGATATTCCTCTTTGTCTATTGTTATAGGAATGATGTATATGATCTTCATCATGCGATTCTAG GCCTCTTGTACTCTCTTTTAGTGACACAGGTTATTACAGAGTCAATTAAACTTGCAGTTGGTCGGCCCAGACCAGATTTTTTCTGGCGTTGTTTTCCTGATGGAAAGGAT GAATATGATAAATGGGGAAATGTCATATGTCATGGTGATAAACATGTGGTAAATGAAGGGCATAAGAGCTTTCCTAGTGGGCACACTTCAA TCTCTTTTGCCGGAATGGTGTTCCTATCACTGTATTTATCTGGAAAAATAAGAGTGTTTGACCGCAAAGGCCATATTGCAAAAATTTGTGTTGTCATTCTCCCTCTACTTGTTGCTGCTTTAGTTGGCATTTCTCGAGTTGATGACTACTGGCACCACTGGCAGGATGTCTTTGCAGGAGGTCTACTAG GGCTCACTGTGGCTACAATTTGCTATTTGCAGTTCTTCCCGGCACCTTACCATGCTGAAG GTTGGGGACCTTATGCATACTTTCACGTGTTGTCGGAGCTAAATGCAAGAACACAAGAAGCCAGTGCCGCAAATTCACACTCTGTACCTACCCTCCCTGCACCTACCATGGGTTCTCAGGCTTTGAATGAACAAGATGAAAGAACCAGTACCAGAATTACTGGGTTACCCTCAGCATTTAATTCTGGTTCATCAGATATAGAAACTGGTAGGAGATaa